A portion of the Rhodopseudomonas sp. BAL398 genome contains these proteins:
- the rutD gene encoding pyrimidine utilization protein D, which yields MNPDSNARPVLAAEIVGRSDADAPTIVVSAGLGGAAAFWQPQLAALVQRFRVVLYDHRGTGRNPAALPEGYSIGDMAEEVIALLDSLGIARCHFMGHALGGLVGLEVALRRPALLDRIILINAWASPNPHTERCFAVRRDLLQNVGVAAYVRAQPIFLYPAAWLLQNAARIAEEEAHGVRHFQGTDNILRRIDALLAFDISDRLGEIGHCALVAASKDDTLVPWTCSQQLVAGLPNARPLLVPEGGHAFTVTEPDRFNEAMLDFLGSNGAAAT from the coding sequence ATGAATCCTGATAGCAACGCCCGGCCGGTGCTTGCCGCCGAGATCGTCGGCCGCAGCGACGCCGACGCCCCGACCATCGTGGTCTCGGCCGGGCTCGGCGGCGCCGCCGCGTTCTGGCAGCCACAGCTCGCGGCGCTGGTGCAGCGCTTTCGCGTCGTGCTCTACGACCACCGCGGCACCGGCCGCAATCCGGCAGCTCTGCCTGAGGGCTACAGTATCGGAGATATGGCCGAAGAGGTGATCGCGCTGCTCGATTCGCTCGGGATCGCGCGCTGCCATTTCATGGGCCACGCGCTGGGCGGGCTGGTCGGACTCGAAGTCGCGCTACGCCGGCCCGCGCTGCTCGACCGCATCATCCTGATCAACGCTTGGGCGAGTCCAAACCCGCACACCGAGCGCTGCTTCGCGGTGCGGCGCGATCTGCTGCAGAACGTCGGCGTCGCGGCCTATGTCCGGGCGCAACCGATCTTCCTGTACCCGGCAGCCTGGCTGCTGCAGAACGCCGCCCGCATCGCGGAGGAAGAAGCGCACGGCGTTCGACATTTCCAGGGCACCGACAACATACTCCGCCGGATCGACGCGCTGCTCGCCTTCGATATCAGCGACAGGTTGGGCGAGATCGGCCATTGCGCGCTGGTCGCTGCTTCAAAGGATGATACGTTGGTGCCCTGGACCTGCTCACAACAATTGGTCGCGGGTCTACCGAACGCCAGGCCTCTTCTGGTGCCCGAAGGCGGTCACGCTTTCACCGTCACAGAGCCGGACCGGTTCAATGAGGCAATGCTCGATTTTCTCGGCAGCAACGGGGCTGCTGCGACGTGA
- a CDS encoding L,D-transpeptidase, with amino-acid sequence MYAAPVSEPHQVAALNVSEMDPQYIRQIVDFPSQEPVGTIIVDPKQRFLYLVSEHGKAIRYGVGVGKAGLEFTGTATVAYKKQWPRWTPTNDMIRREPDRYSQWRQGMDGGSRNPLGARALYLFKNGKDTLFRIHGTTEPDSIGKAVSSGCIRMVNQDIIDLYSRIPRGTKVIVR; translated from the coding sequence ATGTATGCGGCCCCTGTGAGTGAGCCGCATCAGGTCGCCGCGCTGAATGTCAGCGAGATGGATCCGCAATATATTCGTCAGATCGTCGACTTTCCGAGCCAAGAGCCGGTCGGCACCATCATCGTCGATCCCAAGCAACGGTTTCTGTATCTGGTGTCCGAGCACGGCAAGGCGATCCGCTACGGCGTCGGCGTCGGCAAGGCCGGGCTGGAATTCACCGGCACGGCCACCGTGGCCTATAAGAAGCAATGGCCGCGCTGGACCCCGACCAATGACATGATCCGGCGCGAACCCGACCGCTATAGTCAATGGCGGCAAGGGATGGACGGCGGGTCGCGCAATCCGCTCGGCGCCCGTGCCCTCTATCTGTTTAAGAACGGCAAGGACACCCTGTTCAGGATCCACGGCACCACCGAACCCGACAGCATCGGCAAGGCCGTCTCATCCGGCTGCATCAGGATGGTGAACCAGGACATCATCGATCTTTACAGCCGCATCCCCAGGGGCACGAAAGTCATCGTGCGCTGA
- a CDS encoding ABC transporter ATP-binding protein, translating into MPESDVVLHAEKVGMTFHAAGAAPVTAIADIGFELHRGEVVAIVGPSGCGKTTLFNVIAGLLEPTDGRVEVNGEPVYSASGHVGYMLQKDLLLPWRTVTENVIIGLQVRNTPRKQAERIAHELIEAYGLKGFENSYPSELSGGMRQRVAFMRTLAFSPDVILLDEPFSALDSQTRLVLQSDVLRIIRERNCSVVLVTHDVGEAITMADRIVVITSRPGRVKSIHPVHIAAEHRHPLKIRKLPEFTALYETIWSELGIDLAA; encoded by the coding sequence ATGCCTGAGTCAGACGTCGTGCTCCATGCCGAGAAGGTCGGAATGACCTTCCACGCCGCCGGCGCCGCGCCGGTGACGGCGATTGCCGACATCGGCTTTGAGCTGCATCGCGGCGAGGTCGTCGCCATCGTCGGACCGTCGGGGTGCGGCAAGACCACGCTGTTCAACGTCATTGCCGGCCTGCTTGAGCCGACCGACGGCCGCGTCGAGGTCAATGGCGAGCCGGTGTATAGCGCCAGCGGCCATGTCGGCTACATGCTGCAGAAGGATCTGCTGCTGCCGTGGCGCACCGTGACCGAAAACGTCATCATCGGCCTGCAGGTCCGCAACACGCCGCGTAAGCAGGCCGAGCGGATCGCGCACGAGTTGATCGAGGCCTACGGCCTGAAGGGCTTCGAGAACAGCTATCCGTCGGAATTGTCGGGCGGCATGCGCCAGCGCGTTGCCTTCATGCGCACGCTGGCGTTCAGCCCGGACGTCATCCTGCTCGACGAGCCGTTTTCGGCGCTCGACAGCCAGACCCGCCTTGTGCTGCAAAGCGACGTGCTGCGGATCATCCGCGAGCGCAATTGCAGCGTGGTGCTGGTCACCCACGACGTCGGCGAAGCCATCACCATGGCGGATCGCATCGTCGTCATCACCAGCCGGCCGGGCCGGGTGAAATCGATCCATCCGGTCCACATCGCGGCGGAACACCGGCACCCGCTGAAGATCCGTAAACTGCCGGAATTCACCGCGCTGTACGAGACCATCTGGTCCGAGCTCGGCATCGACCTTGCGGCTTGA
- a CDS encoding isochorismatase family protein, protein MSQILSARPEPTDFDASTTALIVVDMQNGYCSPGGYFSHLGVDLTPTQEVIPAVARLVAVARGSGIQVVWLQNGWDSALKEAGGPHSVNQRKGNSLKLMRNRPDLAGTLLTKGGWDYELVKELKPEADDLVIPKPRYSGFAGTALDSMLRSRRIETLLVCGVATNVCVESTIRDAFFKEYFPILVRDACYQAGPDYIQQATIYNVEKFFGWSATVDDVAQALASRNAA, encoded by the coding sequence ATGTCCCAGATTCTCTCGGCGCGGCCCGAACCCACCGACTTCGATGCGTCCACCACCGCATTGATCGTTGTCGACATGCAGAACGGCTATTGTTCGCCGGGCGGCTATTTCTCGCATCTCGGCGTCGATCTGACGCCGACCCAGGAGGTGATCCCGGCGGTGGCCCGGCTGGTCGCGGTGGCCCGTGGCTCCGGCATCCAGGTGGTGTGGCTGCAGAACGGCTGGGACAGCGCCCTGAAGGAGGCCGGCGGCCCGCACTCGGTCAATCAGCGCAAGGGCAATTCGCTGAAGCTGATGCGCAACCGCCCGGACCTCGCCGGCACGCTGCTGACCAAGGGCGGCTGGGACTACGAGCTGGTCAAGGAGCTGAAGCCGGAAGCCGACGATCTGGTGATTCCGAAGCCGCGCTACAGCGGCTTCGCCGGCACCGCGCTCGACAGCATGCTGCGCAGCCGTCGCATCGAAACCCTGCTGGTGTGCGGCGTCGCCACCAATGTCTGCGTCGAATCCACCATTCGCGACGCCTTCTTCAAGGAATACTTCCCGATCCTGGTGCGCGACGCCTGCTACCAGGCCGGTCCCGATTACATCCAGCAAGCGACGATCTACAACGTCGAAAAATTCTTCGGCTGGAGCGCGACGGTCGACGACGTCGCCCAGGCGCTGGCTTCCCGCAACGCCGCGTGA
- a CDS encoding alpha/beta fold hydrolase has product MPLAQFDDVAIHYEIAGAGEPVLLVAGLGGVASYWAPNVDALAKSYQLVLHDHRGTGRSTRAEMPYSVELLADDLLRLMDALKLEKAHLVGHSTGGAIGIVLGAKAPERIASLVLYATWAELDAQMEQCLSLRRRILGAMGEAEYHRATPLFLYPPYYVRDHKADLEREVAAAVAATPSRRIIEARAAGIMAFDGTQYLAQIRCPTTVLVAEDDILTPPYSSELIAARVNGAKLVKVPRGGHAYSRVEPVAFNEFILRFLAAHPIGANPHA; this is encoded by the coding sequence ATGCCGCTCGCACAATTCGATGATGTGGCGATCCATTACGAGATCGCCGGCGCCGGCGAGCCGGTCCTGCTGGTCGCCGGATTGGGCGGCGTGGCGAGCTACTGGGCACCCAATGTCGACGCTTTGGCCAAGTCGTACCAGCTGGTGCTGCACGATCACCGCGGCACCGGGCGCAGCACGCGCGCGGAGATGCCCTATTCGGTCGAACTGCTGGCAGACGATCTGCTGCGTCTGATGGATGCGCTGAAGCTCGAAAAGGCACATCTGGTCGGGCATTCCACCGGTGGCGCGATCGGAATCGTGCTCGGCGCCAAGGCGCCGGAGCGGATCGCCAGCCTGGTGCTGTACGCGACCTGGGCCGAACTCGACGCCCAGATGGAGCAGTGCCTCAGCCTGCGCCGACGGATTCTCGGCGCGATGGGCGAGGCCGAATATCACCGCGCCACGCCGTTGTTTCTGTATCCGCCCTATTACGTGCGCGACCACAAGGCCGATCTCGAACGCGAAGTCGCCGCCGCGGTCGCCGCGACGCCGTCGCGCCGCATCATCGAGGCGCGGGCAGCGGGCATCATGGCGTTCGACGGCACGCAATATCTCGCGCAGATCCGCTGCCCGACCACCGTGCTGGTGGCGGAGGACGACATCCTGACGCCGCCCTATTCGTCCGAGCTGATCGCCGCGCGGGTCAACGGCGCCAAGCTCGTCAAAGTGCCGCGCGGCGGCCATGCCTATTCCCGCGTCGAGCCTGTGGCCTTCAACGAATTCATTCTGCGTTTTCTCGCGGCCCATCCGATCGGAGCCAATCCCCATGCCTGA
- a CDS encoding ABC transporter substrate-binding protein: MKSEIKGSRLSMRSASRRTVLLGASAAAIVAAFDRLGGPAAAQSLNAIKVSEAIHLGMYVSVYAAKHGGFFKKHGLDVAVSSAGGIALALPVVLSGNASFAVTGAGMSVNAVKEGAKVANIAKVVGGVAMWAVAKPGSAVKTVADFKGKTIATLRFPSSTIQTPTFAMKERGGFEPDSAGVKFLQLPPGAQAQAVLDGRADFATMFEWDVSIAKEKFGLVPVFAFADIIGPLSWTTAMTQRSVIEKDPAMVQAFCDALAEAQAALHTDPELFVKSSVAEFPQVSESVIRAAAGNLLGNSTAIPKSPTISKQEWDADMAFELAGGSIKEARPYEEMVDNSFAEKAAAKLGKAG; this comes from the coding sequence GTGAAATCTGAGATCAAGGGTAGCAGGCTGTCCATGCGGTCCGCGTCGCGGCGAACCGTCCTGCTCGGCGCCAGCGCGGCTGCCATCGTCGCCGCCTTCGATCGGCTGGGCGGTCCCGCGGCGGCGCAATCCCTGAATGCCATCAAGGTCTCCGAAGCGATCCATCTCGGCATGTATGTGTCGGTCTATGCCGCCAAGCACGGCGGCTTTTTCAAGAAGCACGGCCTCGACGTCGCGGTCAGCTCGGCCGGCGGCATCGCGCTGGCGCTGCCGGTTGTGCTCTCGGGCAATGCCAGCTTCGCGGTGACCGGTGCCGGCATGTCGGTCAATGCGGTGAAGGAAGGCGCCAAAGTCGCCAACATCGCCAAGGTGGTCGGCGGCGTGGCGATGTGGGCGGTCGCCAAGCCGGGCTCCGCCGTCAAGACGGTCGCCGACTTCAAGGGCAAGACCATCGCCACCCTGCGCTTTCCGTCCTCCACCATCCAGACCCCGACCTTTGCCATGAAGGAGCGCGGCGGCTTCGAGCCGGACAGCGCGGGCGTCAAGTTCCTGCAGCTGCCGCCCGGCGCGCAGGCCCAGGCGGTGCTCGACGGGCGCGCCGATTTCGCCACCATGTTTGAATGGGATGTCAGCATCGCCAAGGAGAAGTTCGGGCTGGTGCCGGTGTTCGCCTTCGCCGACATCATCGGTCCGTTGTCCTGGACCACCGCGATGACGCAGCGTAGCGTCATTGAAAAGGACCCTGCCATGGTCCAGGCGTTCTGCGATGCGTTGGCCGAAGCGCAGGCGGCGCTGCACACCGACCCCGAGCTGTTTGTGAAGTCGTCGGTCGCCGAATTCCCCCAGGTGTCCGAATCCGTGATCCGCGCCGCCGCCGGCAACCTGCTCGGCAACTCCACCGCCATTCCGAAGAGCCCGACCATCTCCAAGCAGGAGTGGGACGCCGACATGGCGTTCGAGCTGGCCGGCGGCTCGATCAAGGAGGCGCGGCCCTACGAGGAAATGGTCGACAACAGCTTTGCGGAAAAAGCCGCCGCGAAGCTCGGCAAGGCCGGTTGA
- a CDS encoding DUF2441 domain-containing protein, protein MVKQIEKQKLFHVTVAKPYKQAFAPDQKVTIGEAFNPFFSFYEGSREYPITMPDGQQQNVKAVAFLRQVRDGLINSPEFAKIATEVAIHYVMLCRELIMEEIRCNEFGGNPPSRQRCLYVCETVDEARYWNKRIGESGTVCELTCSGTVHRADASLLLGDSEPLSVTKDRARQYWRGEAAGNPEWETLFVGKATISGFGL, encoded by the coding sequence ATGGTCAAACAAATTGAGAAACAGAAGCTGTTCCACGTCACTGTCGCAAAGCCGTACAAGCAGGCGTTTGCCCCCGATCAAAAAGTGACGATTGGTGAGGCCTTCAACCCGTTCTTTAGCTTTTACGAGGGCTCGCGCGAATATCCGATAACGATGCCAGATGGCCAGCAACAGAATGTGAAGGCCGTGGCGTTCTTACGCCAAGTGCGAGACGGACTGATCAATTCTCCTGAGTTCGCGAAGATTGCCACGGAAGTGGCCATTCACTACGTGATGCTTTGCCGCGAGCTAATTATGGAGGAGATCCGATGTAACGAGTTCGGTGGCAATCCACCTTCGCGACAGCGTTGTCTCTATGTATGCGAGACGGTCGATGAGGCGCGGTACTGGAACAAGCGTATCGGAGAGAGTGGCACAGTTTGCGAGCTGACCTGCAGCGGCACTGTGCATCGGGCTGACGCCAGCCTACTCCTGGGCGACAGCGAACCACTTTCCGTTACCAAAGACAGAGCGCGGCAATATTGGCGTGGAGAAGCGGCAGGCAATCCGGAGTGGGAAACGCTGTTCGTTGGCAAAGCAACGATTTCTGGTTTTGGACTATGA
- a CDS encoding ABC transporter permease: MANAEIVDLMPEPTARSTPAKASRPPISAPAPWYARGRILLLQILLIGGILLAWEVAIRTELIKVYLYGQPTGIWRELVKGLVSGSLLRDSWVTAKESIIGFLIGSILGSTAGLLLWLSPTAAQVMRPLMVALNGLPKIALAPLIVVWFGVGIESKIAVAAIITFIVAMITSYAGTKEIDTDYLRMLKALGASRFQMFRMVIMPGSLPWIASAFRLNIGFAMIGAVVGEYISADQGLGYQIYYAGTLYNLNAVWVGILALMILALLLDGLVGWVERRLKWR, encoded by the coding sequence ATGGCGAACGCGGAGATTGTCGATCTGATGCCGGAGCCGACCGCCCGTTCGACGCCGGCCAAAGCCTCGCGGCCGCCGATCTCCGCGCCCGCGCCGTGGTATGCGCGCGGCCGAATCCTGCTGCTCCAGATCCTGCTGATCGGCGGCATTCTGCTGGCCTGGGAAGTCGCGATCCGAACCGAGCTGATCAAGGTCTATCTCTACGGCCAGCCGACCGGGATCTGGCGCGAACTGGTCAAGGGGCTGGTGTCGGGCTCGCTGCTGCGCGACAGCTGGGTCACCGCCAAGGAATCCATCATCGGCTTTCTGATCGGCAGCATCCTCGGCTCGACCGCGGGGCTGCTATTGTGGCTGTCGCCGACCGCCGCACAGGTGATGCGGCCGCTGATGGTGGCGCTCAACGGCCTGCCGAAGATCGCGCTGGCGCCGCTGATCGTGGTGTGGTTCGGCGTCGGCATCGAATCCAAGATCGCGGTCGCCGCCATCATCACCTTCATCGTGGCGATGATCACCAGCTATGCCGGCACCAAGGAGATCGACACCGACTATCTGCGGATGCTGAAGGCGCTGGGCGCCAGCCGCTTTCAGATGTTCCGCATGGTGATCATGCCGGGCTCGCTGCCCTGGATCGCCTCGGCGTTCCGCCTCAATATCGGCTTTGCGATGATCGGCGCCGTAGTTGGCGAATATATCTCGGCCGATCAGGGACTGGGATATCAGATCTACTACGCCGGCACGCTGTATAATCTCAACGCGGTCTGGGTCGGCATCCTGGCGCTGATGATCCTCGCTCTGCTGCTCGACGGGTTGGTCGGCTGGGTCGAACGCCGCCTGAAGTGGCGCTGA
- a CDS encoding DsbA family protein, protein MRFNLATSLAPCLAPVFALALLLPSGFSPAAAQSAEPSAEAILNDPNAPTAGNPKGTLTIVTFFDYNCPFCKKAEPDLERVVKEDGQIRLVYKDWPILTKASVYGAQMALAAKYQGKYDAVHAALMAIPGPKIPQERMLDAIRNSGVDMAKLDADLKKHGEEINAMLRAHLAQAESLELQGTPAYIVGRFRVTSALTYDQFKLAIADARKQAMK, encoded by the coding sequence ATGCGATTCAATCTTGCGACCTCTCTTGCTCCCTGTCTTGCCCCTGTGTTTGCGTTGGCCTTGCTGCTGCCGTCGGGATTTTCGCCCGCAGCGGCGCAAAGCGCCGAACCGTCGGCCGAAGCAATCCTCAACGATCCCAATGCGCCGACCGCCGGCAATCCCAAGGGCACTCTGACCATCGTGACCTTCTTCGATTACAATTGCCCGTTCTGCAAGAAGGCCGAGCCCGACCTTGAGCGCGTGGTCAAGGAGGATGGCCAGATTCGCCTCGTCTACAAGGATTGGCCGATCCTCACCAAGGCCTCGGTCTACGGCGCGCAGATGGCGCTGGCGGCCAAGTATCAGGGCAAGTATGACGCGGTTCATGCCGCCCTGATGGCGATCCCGGGACCGAAGATTCCGCAGGAGCGCATGCTGGACGCGATCCGCAATTCCGGTGTCGACATGGCGAAGCTCGACGCCGACTTGAAGAAGCATGGCGAGGAGATCAACGCGATGCTGCGGGCGCATCTGGCGCAAGCCGAATCCTTGGAGCTGCAAGGCACGCCAGCCTATATCGTCGGACGCTTCCGGGTCACCTCGGCCCTCACCTATGACCAGTTCAAGCTGGCCATCGCCGACGCGCGCAAGCAGGCGATGAAATAG
- the dsbD gene encoding protein-disulfide reductase DsbD yields MLSPLASAASLGQQPAGPDKVFHLAATRGPDGALLLDWSIAPGNYLYRDKIAVTTADGTGVEITTLPGEIKDDPSFGRTEVYHRRAQASIPRAVAQAHARLAVSYQGCAEQGICYPPIRRSVDTASLELSASAPPPKAPTSTVSNWTSDLDLSQARSETGSPIDSAEPGLRGGFVPMLLAFVGFGLLLAFTPCVFPMIPILSGMLARSGEGLTATRGFALSGVYVLAMASAYAALGVAVAWSGQNLQAALQTPLALGLMSGVFVALALSMFGLFDLQLPASWQTRFLGAGSGRGGSLGGAAALGFGSALIVGPCVTPPLAAALVYVAQTGDVVRGAAALFALGTGMGLPLLMFGTFGASLLPRSGPWLAKVKYVFGLVFVGMAVWMLSRVIPQWATGLLIGLCLAGAGAAIAATLFRRPQLRRSWQAVVASIGMLILGVGVVTMIASLNGSSDRLAALVGLPSLASAQAAHQAPFEIVKTTRALDQAIASARRNGQLVVLDFSADWCVECKVMDRNIFSNPDVIAQLRGFTLIRADATDYNQDIQSLMGKYGVVGPPTVVFLDPQNGAELPDTRFIGAVGRELFTARLRQLQNPT; encoded by the coding sequence ATGCTGTCACCGCTCGCCAGCGCGGCCAGCCTCGGGCAACAGCCTGCCGGGCCCGACAAGGTCTTTCACCTCGCGGCGACGCGCGGCCCCGACGGCGCGCTGCTGCTGGACTGGTCGATCGCGCCGGGAAACTATCTTTATCGCGACAAGATCGCGGTGACGACGGCAGACGGAACCGGGGTCGAGATCACGACGCTGCCGGGCGAGATCAAGGACGACCCATCCTTCGGGCGCACCGAAGTCTATCACCGCCGGGCGCAGGCCAGCATTCCGCGCGCCGTGGCGCAGGCCCATGCGAGGCTCGCCGTCTCCTATCAGGGCTGCGCCGAGCAGGGCATCTGCTATCCGCCGATCCGGCGCAGCGTCGATACGGCGTCGCTGGAATTGTCCGCGAGCGCCCCGCCGCCGAAGGCGCCGACCTCAACCGTCAGCAACTGGACCTCCGATCTCGATCTCAGCCAAGCGCGCAGCGAGACGGGATCACCGATCGATTCCGCCGAGCCGGGATTGCGCGGCGGCTTCGTCCCGATGCTGCTCGCCTTTGTCGGCTTCGGCCTGCTGCTGGCCTTCACGCCCTGCGTGTTCCCGATGATTCCCATTCTGTCGGGCATGCTGGCCCGATCCGGCGAAGGGCTCACCGCGACGCGCGGCTTTGCGCTGTCGGGCGTCTATGTGCTGGCGATGGCGTCCGCCTATGCGGCACTGGGCGTTGCGGTGGCGTGGTCGGGACAGAATTTGCAGGCGGCGTTGCAGACGCCGCTCGCGTTGGGATTGATGAGCGGCGTTTTCGTCGCATTGGCGCTGTCGATGTTCGGCCTGTTCGATCTTCAACTGCCGGCGTCGTGGCAGACGCGCTTTCTTGGCGCCGGAAGCGGGCGCGGCGGCTCGCTGGGCGGCGCGGCCGCGCTGGGCTTCGGATCGGCCCTGATCGTCGGCCCCTGCGTCACGCCGCCGCTCGCCGCCGCCTTGGTCTATGTCGCGCAGACCGGCGACGTCGTGCGCGGCGCCGCGGCGCTGTTCGCGCTCGGCACCGGCATGGGGCTGCCGCTGCTGATGTTCGGCACCTTCGGCGCCAGCCTGCTGCCGAGATCGGGGCCATGGCTGGCGAAGGTGAAATATGTCTTCGGCCTGGTCTTTGTCGGCATGGCGGTGTGGATGCTGTCGCGGGTGATCCCGCAATGGGCGACCGGCCTGCTGATCGGCCTTTGCCTGGCTGGCGCGGGCGCGGCGATCGCCGCCACGCTGTTTCGCCGGCCGCAGCTTCGACGATCATGGCAAGCGGTTGTCGCCAGCATCGGCATGCTGATTCTCGGCGTCGGCGTGGTCACAATGATCGCGTCGCTGAATGGATCGTCCGACCGATTGGCCGCGCTGGTCGGCCTGCCATCACTGGCGTCGGCGCAAGCCGCGCATCAAGCGCCGTTCGAAATCGTCAAGACCACCCGCGCGCTCGATCAGGCCATCGCGTCCGCGCGCCGCAACGGACAGCTGGTGGTGCTCGATTTCTCCGCCGACTGGTGCGTCGAATGCAAGGTGATGGACCGCAATATTTTCTCGAATCCTGACGTGATCGCGCAGCTGCGCGGCTTCACGCTGATCCGCGCCGATGCGACGGACTACAACCAGGATATCCAGTCGCTGATGGGAAAATACGGCGTGGTCGGTCCGCCCACGGTGGTCTTTCTCGATCCGCAAAACGGCGCGGAACTACCCGATACACGCTTCATCGGCGCCGTCGGACGCGAGTTGTTCACGGCCCGCCTGCGGCAGCTGCAAAACCCCACCTGA
- a CDS encoding Rid family hydrolase, with amino-acid sequence MPFEVIVPPGSPPPLAPYSPGAKAGGFIYVSGTLAIGPNGEAVGVGNATEQTRFVLESIKAVVEAGGGSMKDIVFNQIFLKDLADYAAMNVVYKEYFPANPPARYCIQTPLVRPEFLVEIATTAYVGT; translated from the coding sequence ATGCCATTCGAAGTGATCGTTCCGCCGGGCTCGCCGCCGCCGCTCGCGCCCTACAGCCCCGGCGCCAAGGCGGGCGGCTTCATCTACGTATCGGGGACGCTGGCGATCGGCCCGAACGGCGAGGCCGTCGGCGTCGGCAATGCCACCGAGCAGACCCGCTTCGTGCTCGAATCGATCAAGGCGGTGGTGGAGGCCGGGGGCGGCAGCATGAAGGATATCGTGTTCAACCAGATCTTCCTGAAGGACCTGGCTGACTATGCGGCGATGAACGTGGTCTACAAGGAATACTTCCCGGCGAATCCGCCGGCGCGCTATTGCATCCAGACCCCGCTGGTGCGCCCGGAATTCCTCGTCGAAATCGCCACCACGGCCTATGTCGGGACCTGA
- a CDS encoding response regulator encodes MRILIIEDDLVLLDGLKAGLALLGATVDTVACCADGYAALSSTSFDAVVLDLMLTDGSGLDLLRRVRSEGNNVPVLLLTALDEIGDRIKGLDSGADDYLGKPFDLDELGARVRAIVRRKEGRVTPTLRFNGIELDPATLAVSVDAKPVQLSRREFAVLATLLERPGTTRSKADLEDRIYGWQDEVESNAVEVHIHNLRSKIGRDYIETVRGIGYRMRAVAP; translated from the coding sequence ATGAGAATTCTGATCATAGAGGACGATCTCGTTCTGCTGGACGGCTTGAAGGCCGGGTTGGCGCTGCTCGGCGCGACCGTCGACACCGTGGCGTGCTGCGCCGATGGCTACGCGGCGCTATCGTCGACGAGCTTCGATGCCGTGGTGCTCGACCTGATGCTGACCGACGGATCGGGGCTCGATCTGCTGCGGCGGGTGCGATCCGAGGGCAATAACGTTCCGGTTCTGCTGCTGACCGCGCTCGATGAAATCGGCGATCGCATCAAGGGCCTCGATTCCGGCGCCGACGATTATCTGGGCAAGCCGTTCGATCTCGATGAACTCGGCGCGCGGGTTCGGGCGATCGTGCGCCGCAAGGAGGGGCGCGTCACCCCGACCTTGCGCTTCAACGGCATCGAGCTCGACCCCGCGACGCTTGCGGTCAGCGTCGACGCCAAACCCGTCCAGCTGTCGCGCCGGGAATTCGCCGTGCTGGCGACGCTGCTGGAACGCCCGGGGACCACCAGATCGAAAGCCGACCTGGAAGACCGGATCTATGGCTGGCAGGACGAAGTCGAAAGCAATGCGGTCGAAGTGCACATTCACAATCTGCGCAGCAAGATCGGGCGCGATTACATCGAGACCGTGCGCGGCATCGGCTATCGGATGCGGGCGGTGGCGCCATGA
- a CDS encoding LysR family transcriptional regulator translates to MRFLALRYFNEVAKLGSIRKAADRLHVAPSAVSRQIAQLEHELDAVLFERSKMGVQLTSAGEVLARQSNRIFRDLERARTEIDDLRGLRRGEVSLWVIEGLVSGLLPDLLAEFHHRYPQVSFRIQTGSTDRIIEALLEDEADIGITFNAPRRPEIEVIAEHVEPISCLVAPTHVFADRTELNLDDICTQTIALPEHSFGLRQVFERAVAKRQRSPQVLVTTNSLELTKRMAATGQVLAFMPALTVIAELHSGGLRAIPVADPAFEAARSSISVHRDRPLPHAAQEFLKTLVNAIRGLSPKATGR, encoded by the coding sequence GTGCGCTTTCTGGCCCTCCGATACTTCAACGAAGTCGCGAAACTGGGCTCGATCCGCAAGGCGGCCGACCGCCTGCATGTCGCGCCGTCCGCAGTCAGCCGCCAGATTGCACAGCTCGAACACGAACTCGACGCGGTGCTGTTCGAGCGCTCGAAAATGGGCGTCCAGCTCACCTCGGCCGGGGAAGTTCTCGCGCGACAGAGCAATCGGATATTTCGCGATCTGGAGCGCGCCCGGACCGAAATCGACGATTTGCGCGGGCTGCGGCGGGGTGAGGTCTCGCTCTGGGTGATCGAAGGCCTGGTGTCGGGCCTGCTGCCCGACCTGCTCGCCGAGTTTCATCACCGTTATCCGCAGGTGAGCTTCCGGATCCAGACCGGATCAACCGATCGGATCATCGAGGCGCTGCTCGAGGACGAAGCCGATATCGGCATCACCTTCAACGCGCCGCGGCGACCGGAAATCGAAGTGATAGCCGAGCATGTCGAGCCGATTTCCTGCCTGGTGGCGCCGACCCATGTCTTCGCAGATCGCACCGAGCTCAATCTCGACGACATCTGCACGCAGACCATCGCCCTGCCGGAGCACAGTTTCGGGCTGCGCCAAGTGTTCGAGCGCGCGGTCGCCAAGCGGCAACGCTCGCCACAAGTGCTGGTGACCACCAACTCGCTCGAACTCACCAAGCGAATGGCGGCCACCGGGCAGGTGTTGGCCTTCATGCCGGCGCTGACCGTGATCGCGGAGCTGCATTCCGGCGGGCTTCGGGCGATCCCGGTGGCGGACCCCGCCTTCGAGGCAGCGCGCTCCAGCATCAGCGTGCATCGCGACCGGCCGTTGCCGCATGCGGCGCAGGAATTCCTCAAGACCCTAGTCAACGCGATTCGGGGCTTGTCGCCGAAAGCAACTGGCCGCTGA